A region of the Cupriavidus taiwanensis genome:
TCCCACAAGCGCTCGCACAGCGAGGCCTGCAGCGCGGTGTCGGCCGCGCCGACCGCGTTGCCGCGCGGGTTGGTGTCCGCCTTCGTGGAACCGGGCATGGGCATGGTCTGCGCGCCGCCGCCCTCAATACATGCGCATGCCGTGGCCGGGATGGCCCTCGGCGCCGGCCGGCCTTGCCACGCGCAGGTGGTTGACCAGGTCCCTGACGCCGAAGACCTCGTCGGCGATATCCTCGATGCGGTACTTCTGGTGCCGGTCCGGCACGCTGCCCTCCAGCGTCACCACGCCCTGCTCGACCCGCACCTCGACCTCGTTCAGGTCCAGCCGGCCACTGCGCGTCAGTTGCTCGCACAGGTCTTCCAGGATGCGCTCGTCGCTGCGCTGGTAGTTGCGCGGTCCGACCGGCCGCCATGGCTGCGTCCCGCCACGGTAGAGGTCCATGCGCTCGTTGTAGCCGGTGAACTGGCGGTAGGGATCGGCCCTGCCCCGGGCTTGCGGAGCCTGGACCTCGTGCGGCCGCCATTCCCCGCTACCGCGTCCGGCACGGCCCCCCCCAAATTCGCCGGGGTCGACTGGCTGGTCATAGTCGTACACGCCATAGGCTCCCACGTAGTGGCTGCGCATATCGGCCTCGGGCACGGCACTTTCGTGCCATGGCGGGCCGCGCCAGTTGTCTCTGCGATCCATCGTTGCCTCCGTTGTTGCCTCCGTTCTTGCCCGGGCCCGTTGCGCTACTTCAGCCGCGGCGGCACCAGGCCGTGGTCCGCGCTGCGCAGTTGGCCATGGCGCAGCTGCTCGACCGCGCAAGCAAGCGCACGCGCCACGTTGTCGACTTCGCCCTGCACGCTGGTGTCGTGGTCCAGCGCGACGTGGCTGGTGGCATAAGGCTCGTAGTAGCCGATATACCGGTCCAGCCGCGCCTGGGCGCCGGCATCGACCAGTCCCATCCAGTCCAGCCAGTCGGACAGCGCGCGGCGCACGCCTTCGATGCCGGCGACGTCGCCATGCACCACCAGCCCGTAGGCGCGGCCGGCCAGGTGCTTGGGATAGTCCCAGCCCGACAGCTCGATCGCCTTGGCCCTTGCCACGTTCTTGCCGCGCGTGGTGGTGGGATCCGGGTTGCCGCCATCGGCGCAGACCAGCCGGTCCATCATCAGCTTGAGCGGGCTGGTGGCCTGGTACCAGTACACCGGCGTGACGATCAGCACGCCGTGGCAGGCGGCCCAGCGCGGGTAGATCTCGTTCATCCAGTCATTGACCTGGCCCAGCGCATGGTTGGGATAGCAGCTGCACGGCCAGTGGCACAGCGGCATCGCGGTCGATACGCAGCCCTTGCATGGATGAATATGCAGTTGCGCGTCGGAAGTCAGGTGGCTCAGGTCGAGCAGGTCGACCTCGATGCCCTGCGCTTCGAGTCGCTCGCGCGCGCGCCCGGCCAGGCGCCAGGATTTCGACATCTCGCCCGGGCAGGTGTAGTCGTTGCGCGAGGCCGCGCACACCAGCAGCACGCGCGAGCGCGTGGAGGGATCGGCCTGGCGCTGCTGGGCCACCCGCACCGCCTCGCTGGCGGCGCGCCATTCGTCGGAGAGATCGTAATCCGGGTCGGCATAGCCCGCGCCCGCCTTGTGCGTGAGCGGCGCCTTGCGGCTTTGCGCATAGGCATCCCAGGCAATGCGCTCGAGCCGGTCCAGCGCTTCGTCCTCCTGCCGATAGGCGGGGTCGGCAAAGCGCGCCAGGAAGCGCTGGCGAAAGACTTCGCGCGGCAGCGGACCGGTGACCTGGCCCTTGCGCACATCCTCGGGGTTGCCGGCGTGGCGCGGCGCGCGCGGCGCATCGTGCGCGGGACGGTCTGGGGGCGCGGATGGCATGGGCGGCTTCGGCGGCTGCTCGGGCATGTCGGTCTCCGTAATGCATGGCCTCGGTACGGGTCTCCATACGGTCTCCGTACAGGTCGTTGCGCACCGGACATGCAAGATGAGCGCCACCGCCGCGCATGGTGTGCGTCGCGCGCGGCGCGCAGCTTTTACAGGCGCGCTCCGGCGCTGCATGTACATTTTTCCCCGCATTTGGAACCGCCCGTGGCGCCAGCGGGCGCGCGCTGTCCCTGCAGCGCCGCGCGTGCGCTATCCACTTGCTGGCACGGAACCTGCCCCCTGCGGGAAATCGACTGCGGATACCGCAATGGAGAACATGCGAGTGATTGCGATGAGCCACGGCGCTGCAGGCGGCGGCAATAACGTCGGCATTGCGCGCTATCTGCTGCGCCATGGGCTGCGCGTGGTCACGGCGGAATCCTGCACCGCCGGCCTGATCGCCTCGCGCATCGCCGAGGTGCCGGGATGCGGCGACGTGCTGCGCTGCGCGATCGTGGCCTACTCGCCGTCCGCCAAGGAACAGCTGCTGCACGTCCCGGCCGAGACCATCCGGCGCCATGGCCTGACCAGCGAGGCGGTTTCGCTGGCAATGGCGCGTGGCGCCATGCAGCTGACCGGCGCGGACCTGGCGATCGCCAACACCGGCGTGGCCGATGGAGGCGGCGACGGCGATATCCCCGCCGGCACGCAGTGCTTTGCCTGGGTATTCCGCCGCCACGGCCATGCCGCGCACGACGTGGTGTCGCACGCGGAGGGCATCGCAGCCTTTACCGAGACACGCCGCTTTGCCGGTGCGCGCAACGCCGTGCGCGAAGCCGCCGCGGACTGGGCCCTGGCACGCATCTGCCACTACCACGAACTGGCGCGCAGCGGGCAAGGCCGCGACGCGCGCCCATGAATCGCCGGCGCGCCGAGTAGGCATGCCGGCAATCCCGAGGGCCCTGGGCCCGACCGACGTAGTCTTGCAATGGAGACCATCATGAAACGCACTCTCGCTACCACGGCACTGGTCGTCGGCACCGCGCTCTGCCTGCCGGCCTTTGCCCAACAAGCCCCGACGTCGCCGAACGTGCCGAACCCCAGCGTGCCGCCGATCGAAGGTTCGCCTCCCGCCTCGCGCAACCAGCCGGCCGCTACCGACATGGGCTCCGCTTCCGCTCCCGGCGCCAAGGACACCATGAAGAAGTCCAAGTCCAAGTCGGACAAGGCCTCGACCACCGCGCGCAGCAAGAAGCCGCGCGAGCAGGGCGCGCCCGCCGCACCGACCGCCGACGCGCCAAGCGGACCGAAGGGCGATTCGCCGGATCCGGCGCCCAAGCAGTAAGCGCCTGACTGATCCTGGACAGGCGGCGCGCCGTGCGCGCCGGCTGCTCGCCCGCAGCGCCCGCACCGCAACGGACTATCGCGCCAGCGGGCGCCGCGGCAGGTCAGCCGCCGCCGCGCATGGCCCGCGTCGCCTGTGCCAGCAGGGCCTCGCGTTCACGCCGGCGCCAGCGCACGCAGCGCCATAGCTCCTCCAGGTAAGGAAGCCCCGCCAGCAGCACCACCGCTACCAGCAGGCTGGCCAGATACGCCGGCGGCAGCGGCTCGGCCTTCAGCGCCAGCGCCATCCGCGCCGGCTCGGGGCCGCGCCCGAACAAGGCCAGAAACTGGTCCCAGTGCAGCACCACCACATACGACGCCGCGGCCAGCGGCAGCACTTCCAGCAGGCTGTGCATGTGCTGCTCGACCGGTGCGATATGGCGGCGCTTGCTGGCGTAATGCACATCCCACCATGCGGTGAGCTCGTGGATCACCAACGCCGCCAGCACCACCGCGATCAGCAGCGCGTTGACCTCCAGGAACAGCACCAGCAGCAGCGGCAGGCCCACCTCGGCCAGCATCAGCATGTGCAGCAGCGATTCGGTGACGCCGGCGTTGCGTTCGATCTGGGTGGCCCGGTGGCAGAGCCAGTCGCCCACGCCCGCCAGCAGCCACAGCGGCACCAGCCCGTACATCAGCACGAGGCGGGCGGCATGTTCGAAGGCAGTAAGGTCGGCCGGCATGGCAGCGGTATGGCCCGATGCGCGCCGGCTACGGCCGCTCTTGCGGCGCGCGGTACTGCTGCCGCAGCACCCGGAACAGCTCGTGGTTCAACTGCACGCCGCGATACTGCCGGCGCACCACGGCACGCAGGCGCGAGCCCAGCACATGCATGCGCAGCGCACGCGCATAGCGCCGCTGCACCGCGTGTTCGCGCTTGCTGATGGCCTGCACGATGGAACGGTCGGAGCTGTGCTTGCCAATCGCCGGTGTCGCCGGGGCCGGGCCGGAAGCCGTCATGGGCAAGGCCTCCGGCACCTCGCCCAGGTCGAGCAGGCACGCCTGCAGCTCATGGGCGGCCTGCGCGAACGCATTGGCGCGGCTGGTCAGCACCGACTTGAGGTGGGGGTTGGCCGCGGCGGTGGCGGCGCGGCGGCAGCCCAGTTCACCCTCGCGCGAGGCCGCGATCAGCGCATTGAGCAACAGGATTTTTTTCTTCGCCATGGCACACCTGCCCTGGTCCGCGGGCGGACCGTGAAGTCACCGATCGGAGCCGGCGGCTGCCGGCGGTTGCGCGTTGGCGCCGGGCATGCGGCGCATGCCGGACTGGTCCAAGGATAGCGGCTGGCCCTGCGTGGCGCCAGTTGCAGCGAAGGCGTGCTGCGATGCGGCCCGCCACGCCTTGCGCGCCTCGCGCATGCCGCGCAGGTTCATCGCGATCAGGGCCAGCTGCAGCACGATCAGCGCATGGGCGTCACCGTGCCAGCCCCATGCAATCCACAGCACGTTGCTGGCCAGGAACACCCAGAAGCCGGCGCGCCGCCGTGTGATCGAGCGCGAGCCGACCAACCACGTCGCCACTACCGTCACCACCATTGCCGGCCATTGCGCCGCCTCCAGCCACTGATCCATGAGTCCCCTTAGATGGCTTGCCACCGTGCCGGCGATGGCACGCATGGGCTCACAGGGGCAAGAACCATACCGGGGAATGCAGCTGCCGGCAGCGCCCGCGCGGCCTTGCGCGATATTTCCATCAACGCGGCGGCCACCAGTACTTTTTACAAGCCGTTGCCGAATCGGCACATGCGCCGGCGCGCCGCACGCCCTTGCGGTGCCTCGGCAAACCGCCCCGTCGCCGCGCGCGGGCGCGCTGGCACGCACTTCGCATGGCAGAGCCATCCCGGCGGCTGGCCGCAAGGCGCCGCTCCGGGATTTTTGTTGCTCCGACGGAGCGAAACACCGGGAGGACATGTGCGGATCTGCCAGATCGACCTGACCGGAACGCCCGAAGCCGATCAGCATGCGCTGCAGCGCGTGGCGGCACTGGGGTTCGACCACGTATTGATCGGCGGCTGGCCGCACCTGCCCGAGGACGACACGCTCGCGGCGTGCGCGCGGCATGGCCTGGCCCCGCTGCTCGATATTTCACTGGACCGCTATATGGCGGACGGCGCCGCCGGGACCGACGACCTTCCCGATGCCGCCTGGATCGATACCGCGGCGCCCGCGTTCGCGCCGCATGAAACCGACAACCATATCCCCGGCACGCGCCTGCGCTGGCATGACCGGCACATCGCCGAGGCGCTGGTGCAATGGTGGGCGGCGCGGCTGCGCCTGGCGTGGGCCGCCGGCGCGGCCGGCTTTTGCTGCCGCGCCCCGGCACGCGTGCCCGGTGAGTGCTGGGCCGCCCTGCTGGCAACCCTGCGCGGCGATGCGGTGCCGGAAACGGCGCGCGGCACACCGCGCTTCCTGGCCTGGACCCCGGGGCTGACCCCGGCACAGCTGGACGAACTCGCGCCCGCCGGCTTCGACGGCGCCTTCTGCTCGCTGCCGTGGTGGGACTACCGCAGCGCCTGGCTGACCGAGGAAATGGCGCGGCTGCGCCGCCTCGGCCGGGTGCTGGCGGCGCCGGCGCTGGCGCCGGCGCGCCATGACGCGCTCAGCGCGCGGCGCGCGCTGTGGACCGCCGCGGCGATCGGCGACGGCATCCTGGTGCCGGCGGGGTTCGAGACCGGCGGCGCGCAGGCGCGCGATCCGCTGGCGCCGGACGGCCACGTGCATGACGGCGTGCCCTACGACATCACCCATGAAGTGCTCGAGGCCAATACCTGGCTGGCCGCGCGCGACCCCGCGCCGGCCCTGGCCGTGCGCCTGCTGAGCGGCCCCGACGCGCCGCTGACCGTGCTGGCGCGCCTGCCCACCCCCAACGGCCATGGCAACGGGCCCGATGCCGCGCCGCGCCGCGATGACCCGGCCGTGCCCGCCGCGGGCCCCGCACTGGCGGTGGTGCTCAACCCGGATCCGATGGAGCCGGCCAGCCTGGGCGCCGACCGCGTGCTCAGTGCCATGCCGCATGCCAGCGCCCGCCTGGAGCCCGCCGCGGGCGGCCCGGGCGGCACCCTCGACGGCACCAACCGACTCGATGCGCTGTCCAGCATCACGCTGGCGCCGGCCGATATCCGCCTCTACGAAGTGCCACCGGTGCCGCTGAGCCGGCCCGGCATGCCGCGGCCCGACGCGACCGCGCCGCACGGCCACGAAACCCTGGCGGTCACCGGCCTGGGCAGCGTGGTGGCCGCCATGGAGGCGCCGCGCATCGCCATCGAACGGGTCGAGCCCGCCTGCGACGCCGGCCGCTTCGCCGTGCGCCGCGTGGTGGGCGAGCGCGTTGACGTCAGCGCCGATATCTGGATGGATGGTCACGACAAGCTTGCCGCCGCGGTGTTGTGGCGCGCGCCGGGCGAGAGCGACTGGCGCGAGACGCCGATGCAGCCAGGCGTCAACGACCGCTGGGAAGGCAGCTTCCCGCTGGTGGCGCTGGGCCGGCATGAATTCACCGTCGAGGCCTGGCGCGACACCTATGCCAGCTGGCTCGACGAGATCGGCAAGAAGCGCGCCGCGGGCCTCAACGTCGCGCTGGAAATCGAGGAAGGCGCGCGGCTGGTGGCCGATGCGCTGCTGCGGCCGGCGGCAAATGGAAAAGCGGGCAACGGCAAGGCCGGCAATGGCCGCAAGTCCGGCAAGAAGGGCAGCCAGCAGTCCGCCACAAACGACGAACTCTCCGCCATCGTCGACGAGCTGACCGCGGCCGCCGGCGACGACGAACGGCGCCTGCAACTGCTGCTGTCCGAGCGCACCGCCGCGGCCATGCAGGCCGTGATGCAGACCCCGGCGGGACGCCCGTTCGCGTCGCGCCATCCGGTGGCGATGCCGGTCGAGGCCGACCGGCTGGCCGCGCGCTTCGCCAGCTGGTATGAGCTTTTTCCGCGCTCGCAAAGCAACGACGCGCAGCGCCATGGCACCTTCGACGACGTCATCGCGCGCCTGCCCGCGATCCGCGCGATGGGCTTCGACGTGCTGTACTTCCCGCCGATCCACCCGATCGGCCGCACCCATCGCAAGGGCCGCAACAACAGCCTGCGCAGCGAGCCGGGCGATCCCGGCAGCCCCTATGCCATCGGCAGCGCCGAAGGCGGCCACGATGCGCTGCATCCAGAGCTGGGCACCTTCGAAGATTTCAGCCGGCTGATCGACGCCGCCGCCGCGCAGGGCCTGGAACTGGCGCTGGACTTCGCGATCCAGTGCTCGCCCGACCACCCGTGGCTGCGGGACCATCCGGAGTGGTTCGCGCACCGGCCCGACGGCTCGCTGCGCTACGCCGAGAACCCGCCCAAGAAGTACGAGGACATCGTCAACGTCGACTTCTACGCCGCGCCGCCGGCCGGTGCCGCGCTGTGGCAGGCACTGCGCGACGTGGTGATGTTCTGGGCCGACCACGGCATCCGCATCTTCCGCGTCGACAACCCGCACACCAAGCCGCTGCCGTTCTGGGAATGGATGATCGCTGACGTGCGCGCGCGCCACCCCGACACCATCTTCCTGGCCGAGGCCTTCACCCGGCCCAAGATGATGGCGCGCCTGGCCAAGCTGGGCTTCAGCCAGTCGTACACCTACTTCACCTGGCGCAACACCAAGTGGGAGCTGACCGAGTACCTGACCGAGCTGACGCAAAGCCCCCTGCGCGATTTCTTCCGGCCGCACTTCTTCGTCAACACGCCGGACATCAACCCTTACTTCCTGCATCACGGCGGCCGCCCCGCGTTCCTGATCCGCGCGGCGCTGGCGACGCTGCTGTCCGGGCTGTGGGGCATGTACAGCGGCTTCGAACTGTGCGAGAGCGCGCCCTTCGTGCTCGATGGCAAGGTGCGCGAGGAATACCTGGACTCCGAGAAATACCAGCTGCGCGTGCGCGACTGGCAGCAGCCCGGCAATATTGTCGCCGAGATCTCGCGCCTCAACGAGATCCGTGCCGGCCACCCCGCGCTGCAGAACCACTTGGGGCTGCGCTTCTACCATGCCGGCAGCGACGCGGTGCTGTGGTTCGCGCGCTTCGTGCCGGGCACCGATTACCTGTTCGGCGACGACGTGCTCCTGGTGGCGATCAACCTCGACCCGCGCACCGCGCACGATGTCGATATCGAAATCCCGCTGTGGGAATGGGGCCTGCCCGACCAGGCCGGCCTGGCGGTGCAGGAGCTGATGCGCGGCCAGCGCTTCGAGCTGCGCGGCAAGCACCAGCGCATCCGGCTCGACCCGGCGCAGCTGCCGTTCGCGGTCTGGCACGTGCAGCCGCTGGAACGTCCCGCCCCCCGCCCACCTGCTGCGCCGGTCTCGACCGACCCGCACGGCGCCTGACAGGCATACGTGGAGACACGGATGAAACGCCTTACCGAAACCGCCAGCGCCGCCCTGCTCAACGCCGACCCCCTCTGGTACAAGGATGCCGTCATCTACCAGCTGCACATCAAGTCCTTCTTCGACGCCAATGGCGATGGCGTGGGCGACTTCGCCGGGCTGCTCGGCAAGCTGGACTACCTGGTCAACCTGGGCGTCGACACGGTATGGCTGCTGCCGTTCTATCCGTCGCCGCGCCGCGACGACGGCTACGATATCGCCGACTACCGCAACGTCCACCCCGACTACGGCACGCTGGCCGATGCGCGGCGCTTTATCGCCGCGGCGCACGCGCGCGGCCTGCGCGTGATCACCGAGCTGGTGATCAACCATACCTCGGACCAGCATCCGTGGTTCCAGCGTGCGCGCAAGGCCAAGCCCGGCTCGGCGGCGCGCCGCTACTACGTGTGGTCGGACCATGACCAGGCCTACGCCGGCACGCGCATCATCTTCTGCGATACCGAAAAATCCAACTGGAGCTGGGATCCGGTGGCGGGCGCGTATTTCTGGCACCGCTTCTACTCGCACCAGCCGGACCTGAACTTCGACAATCCGCAGGTGCTCAACGAAGTGCTGTCGGTGATGCGCTTCTGGCTCGACATGGGGGTCGACGGCCTGCGCCTGGACGCGGTGCCCTACCTGGTCGAGCGCGAAGGCACCAGCAACGAGAACCTGCCCGAGACCCACGCCGTCATCCGCAGCATCCGCTCGCACCTGGACCAGCACTTCCCCGGCCGCATGCTGCTGGCCGAAGCCAACATGTGGCCGGAGGACGCGCAGCAGTACTTCGGCCTGACCGGACCCGACCCGGAGGGCGACGAATGCCACATGGCGTTCCACTTCCCGCTGATGCCGCGCATGTACATGGCCATCGCGCGCGAGGACCGCTTCCCGATCACGGACATCATGCGCCAGACGCCGGAGGTGCCGCCCAACTGCCAGTGGGCGATCTTCCTGCGCAACCATGACGAGCTGACGCTGGAGATGGTGACCAGCAGCGAGCGCGACTACCTGTGGGAGGTCTACGCCACCGACCGGCGCGCGCGCATCAACCTGGGCATCCGGCGCCGGCTGGCGCCGCTGATGGAACGCGACCGCCGCCGCATCGAGCTGATGAACAGCCTGCTGTTCTCGATGCCGGGCACGCCGGTGATCTACTACGGCGACGAGATCGGCATGGGCGACAACATCCACCTGGGCGACCGCGACGGCGTGCGCACGCCGATGCAGTGGTCGCCCGACCGCAACGGCGGCTTCTCGCATGCCGATCCCGAGCGCCTGGTGCTGCCGCCGCTACAGGGTCCGCTGTACGGCTACGAGGCGGTCAATGTCGAAGCCCAGGCGCGCGATCCGCATTCGCTGCTGAACTGGATGCGGCGCATGCTGGCGCTGCGGCGCAAGCACCGCGCCTTCGGCCGCGGCACGCTGCGCTTCCTGTTTCCCGGCAACCGCAAGATCCTGGCGTACCTGCGCGAGTTCGAGGGCGAGCACATCCTGTGCGTGGCCAACCTGTCGCGCGCGCCGCAGGCGGTGGAGCTCGACCTGTCCGCGTTCAACGGCCGCGTGCCGGTGGAGATGATGGGCGCGACGCCGTTCCCGGCGATCGGCACGCTGACCTACCTGCTGACGCTGCCGCCCTATGGCTTTTACTGGTTCGTGCTCAGCGACGAGGCGCAGCCGCCGTCGTGGCACGTGGAGGCGCCCGAACAAATGCCAGACCAGATCACCCTTGTGATGCAGAACACGGGCCGGCCCGAGCTGACCGAGGCCTCGCGCCGGCTGATGGCGAACGAGGTGCTGCCGCACTACATCGGCCGGCGCCGCTGGTTCGGCGCCAAGCATGAGCGCATCGAGCGCGTCGCGCTGGCCTACCTGCTGCCGTTTGCGCGCGGCAGCGGCGGCGAGGATATCTACCTGGGCGAGGTCGAGGTGAGCCTGCCCGGGCGCACCGAGCGCTACCAGTTGCCGGTGGGCATCCTGTGGGACCGCGAAAGCGCCGACGGGGTCTCGC
Encoded here:
- the treS gene encoding maltose alpha-D-glucosyltransferase; the protein is MKRLTETASAALLNADPLWYKDAVIYQLHIKSFFDANGDGVGDFAGLLGKLDYLVNLGVDTVWLLPFYPSPRRDDGYDIADYRNVHPDYGTLADARRFIAAAHARGLRVITELVINHTSDQHPWFQRARKAKPGSAARRYYVWSDHDQAYAGTRIIFCDTEKSNWSWDPVAGAYFWHRFYSHQPDLNFDNPQVLNEVLSVMRFWLDMGVDGLRLDAVPYLVEREGTSNENLPETHAVIRSIRSHLDQHFPGRMLLAEANMWPEDAQQYFGLTGPDPEGDECHMAFHFPLMPRMYMAIAREDRFPITDIMRQTPEVPPNCQWAIFLRNHDELTLEMVTSSERDYLWEVYATDRRARINLGIRRRLAPLMERDRRRIELMNSLLFSMPGTPVIYYGDEIGMGDNIHLGDRDGVRTPMQWSPDRNGGFSHADPERLVLPPLQGPLYGYEAVNVEAQARDPHSLLNWMRRMLALRRKHRAFGRGTLRFLFPGNRKILAYLREFEGEHILCVANLSRAPQAVELDLSAFNGRVPVEMMGATPFPAIGTLTYLLTLPPYGFYWFVLSDEAQPPSWHVEAPEQMPDQITLVMQNTGRPELTEASRRLMANEVLPHYIGRRRWFGAKHERIERVALAYLLPFARGSGGEDIYLGEVEVSLPGRTERYQLPVGILWDRESADGVSQLAHGLSMARVRQGSRVGLATDGFVVEPFAREVVRALRNGLQVHAGHDLIQFRAEPGLAALELERDPIEYMSAEQSNSSLSYNNTAVLKLVRRLSGGIHPEAEMTRYLTAQGYAHAAALLGEVVRTGPDGVPHTMMLLQGYILNQGNGWDWTLDYLGRAIDDALPSQDSEDEFAEAMNGYAALAGTLGRRLAELHAVLARPTDDDAFAPLPATDDDARAWAGQAMEALQRALTRLQARPAAEAASPAFEADVQTLMAARDALPGLVEQLATAAPGSLQTRIHGDFHLGQVLIAQNDTYLVDFEGEPGLPLDWRRRKTSPLRDVAGLLRSLDYAAATVGTDRSERTHSELPPQLAERRAVLLERFRTTANEAFLNCYRQHMEGAPVPWVAPDQLQPLLDLFLLERAAYEVEYEAANRVAWIDLPASGLARMLRKLAPQGDQP
- a CDS encoding alpha-1,4-glucan--maltose-1-phosphate maltosyltransferase, translating into MRICQIDLTGTPEADQHALQRVAALGFDHVLIGGWPHLPEDDTLAACARHGLAPLLDISLDRYMADGAAGTDDLPDAAWIDTAAPAFAPHETDNHIPGTRLRWHDRHIAEALVQWWAARLRLAWAAGAAGFCCRAPARVPGECWAALLATLRGDAVPETARGTPRFLAWTPGLTPAQLDELAPAGFDGAFCSLPWWDYRSAWLTEEMARLRRLGRVLAAPALAPARHDALSARRALWTAAAIGDGILVPAGFETGGAQARDPLAPDGHVHDGVPYDITHEVLEANTWLAARDPAPALAVRLLSGPDAPLTVLARLPTPNGHGNGPDAAPRRDDPAVPAAGPALAVVLNPDPMEPASLGADRVLSAMPHASARLEPAAGGPGGTLDGTNRLDALSSITLAPADIRLYEVPPVPLSRPGMPRPDATAPHGHETLAVTGLGSVVAAMEAPRIAIERVEPACDAGRFAVRRVVGERVDVSADIWMDGHDKLAAAVLWRAPGESDWRETPMQPGVNDRWEGSFPLVALGRHEFTVEAWRDTYASWLDEIGKKRAAGLNVALEIEEGARLVADALLRPAANGKAGNGKAGNGRKSGKKGSQQSATNDELSAIVDELTAAAGDDERRLQLLLSERTAAAMQAVMQTPAGRPFASRHPVAMPVEADRLAARFASWYELFPRSQSNDAQRHGTFDDVIARLPAIRAMGFDVLYFPPIHPIGRTHRKGRNNSLRSEPGDPGSPYAIGSAEGGHDALHPELGTFEDFSRLIDAAAAQGLELALDFAIQCSPDHPWLRDHPEWFAHRPDGSLRYAENPPKKYEDIVNVDFYAAPPAGAALWQALRDVVMFWADHGIRIFRVDNPHTKPLPFWEWMIADVRARHPDTIFLAEAFTRPKMMARLAKLGFSQSYTYFTWRNTKWELTEYLTELTQSPLRDFFRPHFFVNTPDINPYFLHHGGRPAFLIRAALATLLSGLWGMYSGFELCESAPFVLDGKVREEYLDSEKYQLRVRDWQQPGNIVAEISRLNEIRAGHPALQNHLGLRFYHAGSDAVLWFARFVPGTDYLFGDDVLLVAINLDPRTAHDVDIEIPLWEWGLPDQAGLAVQELMRGQRFELRGKHQRIRLDPAQLPFAVWHVQPLERPAPRPPAAPVSTDPHGA
- a CDS encoding PA2169 family four-helix-bundle protein, which translates into the protein MAKKKILLLNALIAASREGELGCRRAATAAANPHLKSVLTSRANAFAQAAHELQACLLDLGEVPEALPMTASGPAPATPAIGKHSSDRSIVQAISKREHAVQRRYARALRMHVLGSRLRAVVRRQYRGVQLNHELFRVLRQQYRAPQERP
- a CDS encoding BON domain-containing protein, with amino-acid sequence MDRRDNWRGPPWHESAVPEADMRSHYVGAYGVYDYDQPVDPGEFGGGRAGRGSGEWRPHEVQAPQARGRADPYRQFTGYNERMDLYRGGTQPWRPVGPRNYQRSDERILEDLCEQLTRSGRLDLNEVEVRVEQGVVTLEGSVPDRHQKYRIEDIADEVFGVRDLVNHLRVARPAGAEGHPGHGMRMY
- a CDS encoding diguanylate cyclase — protein: MPADLTAFEHAARLVLMYGLVPLWLLAGVGDWLCHRATQIERNAGVTESLLHMLMLAEVGLPLLLVLFLEVNALLIAVVLAALVIHELTAWWDVHYASKRRHIAPVEQHMHSLLEVLPLAAASYVVVLHWDQFLALFGRGPEPARMALALKAEPLPPAYLASLLVAVVLLAGLPYLEELWRCVRWRRREREALLAQATRAMRGGG
- a CDS encoding flavodoxin family protein, producing the protein MPEQPPKPPMPSAPPDRPAHDAPRAPRHAGNPEDVRKGQVTGPLPREVFRQRFLARFADPAYRQEDEALDRLERIAWDAYAQSRKAPLTHKAGAGYADPDYDLSDEWRAASEAVRVAQQRQADPSTRSRVLLVCAASRNDYTCPGEMSKSWRLAGRARERLEAQGIEVDLLDLSHLTSDAQLHIHPCKGCVSTAMPLCHWPCSCYPNHALGQVNDWMNEIYPRWAACHGVLIVTPVYWYQATSPLKLMMDRLVCADGGNPDPTTTRGKNVARAKAIELSGWDYPKHLAGRAYGLVVHGDVAGIEGVRRALSDWLDWMGLVDAGAQARLDRYIGYYEPYATSHVALDHDTSVQGEVDNVARALACAVEQLRHGQLRSADHGLVPPRLK
- a CDS encoding CinA family protein, coding for MSHGAAGGGNNVGIARYLLRHGLRVVTAESCTAGLIASRIAEVPGCGDVLRCAIVAYSPSAKEQLLHVPAETIRRHGLTSEAVSLAMARGAMQLTGADLAIANTGVADGGGDGDIPAGTQCFAWVFRRHGHAAHDVVSHAEGIAAFTETRRFAGARNAVREAAADWALARICHYHELARSGQGRDARP